A window of Mycobacteriales bacterium contains these coding sequences:
- a CDS encoding FAD-dependent oxidoreductase, whose product MSLPDNPRIVIVGAGPTGLGAGYRLNELGYDDWVILEANDYVGGLATSFTSENGFTYDVGGHVMFSHYKYYDDLVERLMGDEYTELKREAWVWMENRFIPYPFQNNVGGLSPETTFDCVMGAIRARYEPTGETPQNFREWVLATMGDGIAKHFMLPYNFKVWATPPELMNYVWIGERVAVVDVEDLLRNVLFEKPETTWGPNSTFKYPLRGGTGFLYEGMRRYVEPHLELKTTVASIDPVAKVVRTTDGRDWPYDVLLNTMPLNKLVSSFTGGVPDAVRDAVGGLVWSGSHIVGIGVDRPAMSNKNWIYFPEPDVPFYRVTYLSNYSPYLAATPDQTIFLTETSRSTFKPEAADTIVDRVVDGLCSTGLMEESDRDLVVDRWLCSPDMSYPVPSVGRDQALGTIQPWLRSQGIFSRGRFGAWLYEIGNMDHSAMQGVEFVNHVLHGEPETVWIPRGEGEAGAGIR is encoded by the coding sequence GTGAGCCTGCCGGACAACCCCCGCATCGTCATCGTCGGCGCCGGCCCCACCGGGCTCGGCGCCGGCTACCGCCTCAACGAGCTCGGCTACGACGACTGGGTGATCCTCGAGGCGAACGACTACGTCGGCGGCCTCGCCACGTCGTTCACCTCCGAGAACGGCTTCACCTACGACGTGGGCGGCCACGTCATGTTCAGCCACTACAAGTACTACGACGACCTCGTCGAACGCCTCATGGGCGACGAGTACACCGAGCTCAAGCGCGAGGCCTGGGTGTGGATGGAGAACCGCTTCATCCCGTACCCGTTCCAGAACAACGTCGGCGGGCTGTCGCCGGAGACGACGTTCGACTGCGTCATGGGCGCGATCCGCGCGCGGTACGAGCCGACCGGCGAGACGCCGCAGAACTTCCGCGAGTGGGTCCTCGCCACCATGGGCGACGGCATCGCCAAGCACTTCATGCTGCCGTACAACTTCAAGGTCTGGGCCACCCCGCCCGAGCTGATGAACTACGTCTGGATCGGCGAGCGCGTCGCCGTCGTCGACGTCGAGGACCTCCTGCGCAACGTGCTGTTCGAGAAGCCGGAGACCACCTGGGGGCCGAACTCCACGTTCAAGTACCCGCTGCGCGGCGGCACCGGCTTCCTCTACGAGGGGATGCGGCGCTACGTCGAGCCGCACCTCGAGCTCAAGACCACCGTCGCGTCGATCGACCCCGTCGCCAAGGTCGTCCGCACCACCGACGGGCGGGACTGGCCGTACGACGTGCTGCTCAACACCATGCCGCTCAACAAGCTCGTCTCGTCGTTCACCGGCGGCGTCCCCGACGCCGTCCGCGACGCCGTGGGCGGGCTGGTGTGGAGCGGCTCGCACATCGTCGGCATCGGCGTCGACCGGCCCGCCATGTCCAACAAGAACTGGATCTACTTCCCCGAGCCGGACGTGCCGTTCTACCGGGTGACGTACCTGTCGAACTACTCGCCGTACCTCGCCGCGACCCCCGACCAGACGATCTTCCTCACCGAGACGTCGCGGTCGACGTTCAAGCCCGAGGCCGCCGACACCATCGTCGACCGGGTCGTCGACGGGCTCTGCTCCACCGGCCTCATGGAGGAGTCCGACCGCGACCTCGTCGTCGACCGCTGGCTCTGCTCGCCGGACATGTCGTACCCGGTGCCGTCCGTCGGGCGCGACCAGGCACTCGGCACCATCCAGCCGTGGCTGCGTTCGCAGGGGATCTTCTCCCGCGGCCGGTTCGGCGCCTGGCTCTACGAGATCGGCAACATGGACCACTCGGCGATGCAGGGCGTGGAGTTCGTCAACCACGTGCTGCACGGCGAGCCGGAGACCGTGTGGATCCCGCGCGGCGAGGGCGAGGCCGGCGCCGGGATCCGTTGA
- a CDS encoding M24 family metallopeptidase: MTPEVAAKHARVVALLDRLGLDSLVLRRPGNVAWLSGGGRTHILATPEAGVAVVRVRRDGIEVHTAVNEADRLRAEELAALDAEWHVLPWSAPLAVDGPDDTTYAAEVGALRRSLLPAEVDRYRDVGRAAAEAMTQAAGMLSPELSEHAAAAALGAELLVRGLDPVVLLVAGASRVGVHRHPLPTAAPLGEMVMLVACARGPGLIANLTRFVSFGPVPAEYERLLDVEAAFLDATVPGTPVGEAFAAGTYAYAAAGFPADEATRHHQGGPTGYETRDYLADATSAPPVEEWQAFAWNPSVPGLKVEDTVLATPGGVEVLTVDPAWPTVTAHGRARPAVMVRSH; the protein is encoded by the coding sequence GTGACGCCGGAGGTCGCGGCCAAGCACGCGCGGGTCGTGGCGCTGCTGGACCGGCTCGGCCTGGACTCCCTCGTGCTGCGCCGCCCCGGCAACGTCGCGTGGCTCTCCGGCGGCGGCCGCACCCACATCCTCGCCACGCCCGAGGCCGGCGTGGCCGTGGTGCGGGTGCGGCGCGACGGCATCGAGGTGCACACCGCCGTCAACGAGGCGGACCGGCTGCGCGCGGAGGAGCTGGCCGCCCTCGACGCGGAGTGGCACGTGCTGCCGTGGTCCGCGCCGCTCGCCGTCGACGGCCCCGACGACACGACGTACGCCGCCGAGGTCGGGGCGCTGCGCCGCTCGCTGCTGCCCGCGGAGGTCGACCGCTACCGGGACGTCGGCCGGGCCGCCGCCGAGGCGATGACCCAGGCGGCCGGGATGCTGTCGCCGGAGCTGTCCGAGCACGCCGCGGCCGCCGCGCTCGGCGCGGAGCTGCTCGTGCGCGGGCTGGACCCGGTCGTGCTGCTCGTCGCCGGCGCGTCCCGCGTCGGCGTCCACCGGCACCCGCTGCCGACGGCGGCGCCGTTGGGGGAGATGGTCATGCTCGTCGCCTGCGCGCGCGGCCCCGGCCTCATCGCCAACCTCACCCGCTTCGTGTCGTTCGGGCCGGTCCCGGCGGAGTACGAGCGGCTGCTCGACGTGGAGGCGGCGTTCCTCGACGCGACGGTGCCGGGCACGCCGGTGGGCGAGGCGTTCGCGGCGGGGACGTACGCGTACGCGGCGGCCGGCTTCCCCGCCGACGAGGCGACGCGGCACCACCAGGGCGGCCCGACCGGCTACGAGACCCGCGACTACCTCGCCGACGCGACGTCCGCGCCCCCGGTCGAGGAGTGGCAGGCGTTCGCCTGGAACCCGAGCGTGCCAGGGCTGAAGGTCGAGGACACCGTGCTCGCGACGCCGGGCGGCGTGGAGGTGCTGACGGTGGACCCGGCGTGGCCCACGGTCACCGCGCACGGGCGCGCGCGCCCCGCGGTGATGGTGAGGAGTCACTGA
- the galT gene encoding galactose-1-phosphate uridylyltransferase, whose translation MTGERRRNPTADEWTTFATHRQDRTFLPPAEHCPLCPTRDPEHPTEIPRAAYDFVVFDNKFPSLVHDAPAPATPAGGVYDVAPAVGATEVVVYSDDHDLKLADMPAERIARLVDVWADRYAELGRRDEVKYVFVFENKGEAMGVTLHHPHGQVYAYPEIPPRPMRELTAALDHFAAHGTCVFCDVVARERRDGVRVVAGNESVVAYVPFWARYPYEVHIATRRHCASLLDVTAPERRALAEVLRAVLRAYDGLFGFPLPYVMSMHQAPTDDGQWQHVSHLHLELTPPHRTATKLKYLAGSELGGGAFINDTVPEQTAAELRRALAASL comes from the coding sequence ATGACCGGAGAGCGCCGCCGCAACCCCACGGCCGACGAGTGGACGACGTTCGCGACGCACCGGCAGGACCGGACGTTCCTCCCGCCGGCAGAGCACTGCCCGCTCTGCCCGACGCGCGACCCGGAGCACCCCACCGAGATCCCGCGGGCGGCGTACGACTTCGTCGTCTTCGACAACAAGTTCCCGTCGCTCGTCCACGACGCGCCGGCCCCGGCCACGCCCGCCGGCGGCGTCTACGACGTGGCGCCCGCCGTCGGCGCCACCGAGGTCGTCGTCTACTCCGACGACCACGACCTCAAGCTCGCCGACATGCCGGCCGAGCGGATCGCCCGGCTGGTCGACGTGTGGGCGGACCGGTACGCCGAGCTGGGCCGCCGCGACGAGGTAAAGTACGTCTTCGTCTTCGAGAACAAGGGCGAGGCGATGGGCGTCACGCTGCACCACCCGCACGGGCAGGTGTACGCGTACCCGGAGATCCCGCCGCGCCCGATGCGCGAGCTGACCGCCGCGCTCGACCACTTCGCCGCGCACGGCACCTGCGTGTTCTGCGACGTCGTCGCGCGGGAGCGCCGGGACGGCGTCCGCGTCGTCGCCGGCAACGAGAGCGTCGTCGCGTACGTGCCGTTCTGGGCCCGGTACCCGTACGAGGTGCACATCGCGACCCGCCGCCACTGCGCGTCGCTGCTCGACGTGACCGCCCCCGAACGCCGCGCCCTCGCCGAGGTGCTCCGCGCCGTGCTGCGCGCGTACGACGGGCTGTTCGGCTTCCCGCTGCCCTACGTCATGTCGATGCACCAGGCGCCGACCGACGACGGCCAGTGGCAGCACGTCTCGCACCTGCACCTGGAGCTGACGCCGCCGCACCGCACGGCGACGAAGCTCAAGTACCTCGCCGGCTCCGAGCTCGGCGGCGGGGCGTTCATCAACGACACCGTCCCCGAGCAGACCGCCGCCGAGCTGCGCCGCGCGCTGGCGGCGTCCCTGTGA
- a CDS encoding hemerythrin domain-containing protein, with translation MDATNDGLSLLREDHRAMVELFQQIEAVPRGIPADTEGMQRKRKLFEQVSAALSRHAMAEEQLLYPLARRVLDGGDALADHALAEHQQVKETLVRLDGLSVDNLDFDGEIRSLMATIRDHVKEEENDLFPALESRLTAGELAELARDLERAERMAPTRPHPNAPNQPPFNVLAGAGVAVVDKARDALSGRGDIRPGSDE, from the coding sequence GTGGACGCGACGAACGACGGCCTGTCCCTGCTGCGGGAGGACCACCGGGCGATGGTGGAGCTGTTCCAGCAGATCGAGGCGGTGCCGCGGGGCATCCCAGCGGACACGGAGGGCATGCAGCGCAAGCGGAAGCTGTTCGAGCAGGTGTCGGCGGCGCTGTCGCGGCACGCCATGGCGGAGGAGCAGCTGCTCTACCCGCTGGCCCGCCGGGTGCTGGACGGCGGCGACGCGCTCGCCGACCACGCCCTGGCCGAGCACCAGCAGGTGAAGGAGACGCTGGTCCGGCTCGACGGCCTGAGCGTCGACAACCTCGACTTCGACGGCGAGATCCGCTCGCTCATGGCGACGATCCGCGACCACGTCAAGGAGGAGGAGAACGACCTCTTCCCGGCGCTGGAGTCGCGCCTCACCGCGGGCGAGCTGGCCGAGCTGGCCCGCGACCTGGAACGCGCCGAGCGCATGGCGCCGACCCGGCCGCACCCGAACGCGCCGAACCAGCCGCCGTTCAACGTCCTGGCCGGCGCGGGCGTGGCGGTCGTCGACAAGGCGCGCGACGCGCTGTCCGGGCGCGGCGACATCCGGCCGGGGAGCGACGAGTGA
- a CDS encoding aldo/keto reductase, with translation MTLPTAPLGTTGLDITRVGFGAWAIGGGGWVGGWGSQEDDESVAAIRAAVERGVNWVDTAAIYGLGRSEEVVGRALKDIPDNDRPYVFTKCGLTWDDNGDGPHNVMAPDSVRREVDASLRRLGVDRIDLYQVHWPPTDGTPLEEYWAVMAELKESGQVRAIGLSNHDVKQLAQAEEVAHVDSLQPPLSLIARDAAADVIPWCAEHGTGVVVYSPMHSGLLTGAMTPERVASLPDDDWRRSNDDFTGDKGRANMALADALRPVAERHDVPVAAVAVAWTLAWPGVTGAIVGARNAGQVDGWLPGASLRLTDEDLDELAAAVRRTGAGSGPLDPRAEPRG, from the coding sequence ATGACGCTCCCCACCGCCCCGCTGGGCACGACCGGTCTCGACATCACGCGCGTGGGCTTCGGTGCCTGGGCCATCGGCGGCGGGGGCTGGGTCGGCGGCTGGGGCAGCCAGGAGGACGACGAGTCGGTCGCCGCGATCCGCGCCGCCGTCGAGCGCGGCGTCAACTGGGTCGACACCGCCGCGATCTACGGCCTCGGCCGCTCCGAGGAGGTCGTCGGGCGCGCGCTCAAGGACATCCCCGACAACGACCGCCCGTACGTGTTCACGAAGTGCGGGCTCACCTGGGACGACAACGGCGACGGGCCGCACAACGTCATGGCGCCGGACTCGGTGCGCCGCGAGGTCGACGCGTCGCTGCGCCGCCTCGGCGTGGACCGGATCGACCTGTACCAGGTGCACTGGCCGCCGACGGACGGCACGCCGCTGGAGGAGTACTGGGCGGTGATGGCCGAGCTGAAGGAGTCCGGCCAGGTCCGCGCGATCGGCCTGTCCAACCACGACGTGAAGCAGCTCGCGCAGGCGGAGGAGGTCGCGCACGTCGACTCGCTCCAGCCGCCGCTGTCGCTCATCGCGCGCGACGCCGCCGCCGACGTGATCCCGTGGTGCGCCGAGCACGGCACCGGCGTCGTCGTCTACAGCCCGATGCACTCCGGCCTGCTCACCGGCGCGATGACGCCGGAGCGGGTGGCGTCGCTGCCGGACGACGATTGGCGGCGTTCCAACGACGACTTCACCGGCGACAAGGGCCGCGCCAACATGGCGCTCGCCGACGCGCTGCGGCCGGTGGCCGAGCGGCACGACGTGCCGGTCGCGGCGGTGGCGGTGGCGTGGACGCTGGCTTGGCCGGGCGTCACCGGCGCGATCGTCGGCGCCCGCAACGCCGGCCAGGTCGACGGCTGGCTGCCTGGCGCGTCGTTGCGGCTGACGGACGAGGACCTGGACGAGCTGGCGGCGGCGGTGCGCCGCACCGGCGCCGGCAGCGGGCCGCTCGACCCGCGCGCCGAGCCGCGCGGCTGA
- a CDS encoding glycosyltransferase translates to MHPSERDELVVLSHLRWDWVWQRPQHLISRIGRGRRTWFVEEPLPSPDVTEPRLVTVDAGTVTRVWLEVPGEAGAHVGFGDAVAGGYLAALTDLLGVPEGARDVWLYTPMALDLALALVPRLLVYDVMDDLASFAGAPPELLLRQRQALHEASLVFTGGRSIHRGVAGQNDRTFLFPSGVDIEHYAPARRLRPESRDRHVAGYVGVIDERLDLSLVASLAAALPDWTIELVGPVCKIDEASLPQAPNIAYLGKQPYEKLPDVMAGFDVALMPFALNEATRSISPTKTLEYLAAGLPVVSTRVPDVVSDFGAFVQLEDDGDGFARACRNVRRHDVAERDARLAPVLTRYRWDWIADRMARHMDDVLSGATATVEETA, encoded by the coding sequence TTGCACCCGTCCGAGCGTGACGAGCTCGTCGTCCTGTCCCACCTGCGGTGGGACTGGGTCTGGCAGCGCCCGCAGCACCTGATCTCGCGGATCGGGCGCGGGCGCCGCACGTGGTTCGTGGAGGAGCCGCTGCCGTCGCCGGACGTCACCGAGCCCCGGCTGGTCACCGTCGACGCCGGCACCGTCACCCGCGTCTGGCTCGAGGTGCCCGGCGAGGCGGGCGCGCACGTCGGCTTCGGCGACGCCGTCGCCGGCGGGTACCTCGCGGCGCTGACCGACCTCCTCGGCGTCCCCGAGGGCGCGCGCGACGTCTGGCTCTACACGCCGATGGCGCTCGACCTCGCGCTCGCGCTCGTGCCGCGGCTGCTCGTGTACGACGTGATGGACGACCTCGCGTCGTTCGCCGGCGCGCCGCCGGAGCTGCTGCTGCGGCAGCGGCAGGCGCTGCACGAGGCGTCGCTGGTGTTCACCGGCGGGCGGTCCATCCACCGCGGCGTCGCCGGGCAGAACGACCGGACGTTCCTGTTCCCCAGCGGCGTCGACATCGAGCACTACGCGCCCGCGCGGCGGCTCCGGCCCGAGTCGCGCGACCGGCACGTCGCCGGCTACGTCGGCGTCATCGACGAACGCCTCGACCTCTCGCTGGTCGCCTCGCTCGCCGCGGCGTTGCCGGACTGGACGATCGAGCTGGTCGGCCCGGTCTGCAAGATCGACGAGGCGTCGCTGCCGCAGGCGCCGAACATCGCCTACCTCGGCAAGCAGCCGTACGAGAAGCTGCCGGACGTCATGGCCGGCTTCGACGTCGCACTCATGCCGTTCGCGCTCAACGAGGCGACGCGCTCGATCAGCCCCACCAAGACGCTCGAGTACCTCGCCGCCGGCCTGCCCGTCGTGTCCACCCGGGTGCCGGACGTCGTCAGCGACTTCGGGGCGTTCGTGCAGCTCGAGGACGACGGCGACGGCTTCGCCCGCGCCTGCCGCAACGTCCGCCGCCACGACGTCGCCGAACGCGACGCGCGGCTCGCGCCGGTGCTCACCCGCTACCGGTGGGACTGGATCGCCGACCGGATGGCGCGCCACATGGACGACGTCCTCAGCGGCGCCACCGCGACCGTCGAGGAGACGGCGTGA
- a CDS encoding DUF3800 domain-containing protein: MLLTYLDESYDRARYWLCGLVCPDDQAIPLMHALDAVVASAPGVPDQAELHGHALFHGSQEWAPFARRVRARLGVYHAALAAIAAHDVRLVLQGVDVPALRARHTVHPHAVVLQHLAERVDRLAEDRDERLLLIADEVAGADGYREHIWRFQRGPTPGYRPRHLTRIADTLHFAPSRASRLLQAADLVAFLHRRITSGVERDERAVRANAALWARIEPRVHRISCWVP; encoded by the coding sequence ATGCTGCTCACGTACCTGGACGAGTCGTACGACCGCGCCCGCTACTGGCTCTGCGGACTCGTCTGTCCCGACGACCAGGCGATCCCGCTGATGCACGCGCTGGACGCCGTCGTCGCGTCGGCGCCCGGCGTGCCGGACCAGGCCGAGCTGCACGGGCACGCGCTGTTCCACGGCTCGCAGGAGTGGGCGCCGTTCGCACGCCGCGTCCGGGCCCGGCTCGGCGTCTACCACGCGGCGCTCGCCGCGATCGCGGCGCACGACGTGCGGCTCGTCCTCCAGGGCGTGGACGTCCCGGCGCTCCGGGCGCGGCACACGGTCCACCCGCACGCGGTCGTGCTCCAGCACCTCGCCGAGCGGGTCGACCGGCTCGCCGAGGACCGCGACGAGCGGCTGCTGCTCATCGCGGACGAGGTCGCCGGAGCCGACGGGTATCGGGAGCACATCTGGCGCTTCCAGCGCGGCCCGACGCCGGGCTACCGGCCGCGGCACCTGACGCGGATCGCGGACACGCTGCACTTCGCGCCGTCACGCGCCAGCCGGCTGCTCCAGGCCGCCGACCTGGTGGCGTTCCTGCACCGGCGGATCACGTCGGGCGTCGAACGCGACGAGCGCGCGGTGCGCGCGAACGCGGCGTTGTGGGCGCGGATCGAGCCGCGTGTGCACCGGATCTCGTGCTGGGTGCCCTAG
- a CDS encoding zinc-binding dehydrogenase: MAPRTMRAAYLPGGRVVDLREIEVPVPGPGELLLRMGASTICGSDLRAIYREHLGHGAEAYQGVVGGHEPCGEVVEAGPGVTAFGPGDRVVVYHIAGCGSCADCMDGYDISCQSPERKAYGWQRDGGHADFILADERSLVRLPEELSFLDGASVACSVGTAYEALCRIGVSGRDALLVTGLGPVGLAAGLLGKAMGATTVIGVDPAPERRALAVGTGAVDEAVPADANAAAEVRRLTGGHGCETAVDCSGAASGRLTAVDGARRWGRVAFVGEGGRVDLDVSQQLIHRNLTVLGSWVTSRWRTAELLERLVRWGLHPEVLVTHRFPLEQVAEAYAVADSGVAGKVAVVGR; encoded by the coding sequence GTGGCCCCGCGCACGATGCGGGCCGCCTACCTGCCCGGGGGACGGGTCGTCGACCTGCGGGAGATCGAGGTCCCGGTACCGGGGCCGGGCGAGCTGCTGCTGCGGATGGGCGCGTCCACCATCTGCGGCTCCGACCTGCGGGCGATCTACCGGGAGCACCTGGGCCACGGCGCGGAGGCGTACCAGGGCGTCGTCGGCGGGCACGAGCCGTGCGGCGAGGTGGTGGAGGCGGGGCCTGGCGTCACGGCGTTCGGGCCGGGCGACCGGGTCGTCGTCTACCACATCGCCGGCTGCGGCTCCTGCGCCGACTGCATGGACGGCTACGACATCTCCTGCCAGTCGCCGGAGCGGAAGGCGTACGGCTGGCAGCGCGACGGCGGCCACGCCGACTTCATCCTCGCGGACGAGCGGTCGCTGGTCCGGCTGCCGGAGGAGCTGTCGTTCCTCGACGGCGCCAGCGTCGCGTGCAGCGTCGGCACGGCGTACGAGGCGCTCTGCCGGATCGGCGTCTCCGGCCGCGACGCGCTGCTCGTCACCGGCCTCGGCCCGGTCGGGCTGGCCGCCGGGCTGCTCGGCAAGGCGATGGGCGCGACGACGGTGATCGGTGTCGACCCCGCGCCCGAACGCCGCGCGCTCGCGGTGGGGACCGGCGCCGTGGACGAGGCGGTGCCCGCGGACGCGAACGCCGCCGCCGAGGTGCGCCGGCTCACCGGCGGGCACGGCTGCGAGACGGCCGTCGATTGCTCCGGCGCGGCGTCCGGCCGGCTCACCGCGGTGGACGGCGCGCGGCGCTGGGGACGGGTGGCGTTCGTCGGGGAGGGCGGCCGGGTCGACCTCGACGTCAGCCAGCAGCTCATCCACCGCAACCTCACCGTGCTCGGGTCCTGGGTGACCAGCCGGTGGCGCACCGCCGAGCTGCTGGAACGGCTCGTAAGGTGGGGGCTGCACCCCGAGGTGCTGGTGACCCATCGGTTCCCGCTCGAGCAGGTGGCGGAGGCGTACGCAGTGGCCGACAGCGGCGTGGCGGGCAAGGTCGCGGTGGTCGGGAGGTGA
- a CDS encoding glycoside hydrolase family 2 TIM barrel-domain containing protein has translation MSAPLAFDEYGVASLDGVWAFTPEGGEPTTIEVPGLWEAQGHLELDGAAEYCRRFALADTAGYWTLTFGAVMDLAEVWLNGTRLGEHDSAFTPFSFDVSGLLRDDNELRVRVYDPSLAEPEHIRLPHGKQGWANNHFPSRPSLYMTYGGIWQSVTLRRHGPLVVDDVFVNADPDDLRVRVEVTNRGAEPVAARLGVRAVARVRIEDVTVAPGATEVVEAAFGATDAKRWSPAAPNLYTALVDVLVGGEQSDTARVRFGLRTLRLDGPTLLIDGEPYRMKSVLVQGFTADRLYAEGTREEVEREVRAARDMGFNTLRLHIKAFDPVYLDVCDELGMLLECDLPVAEPIDHDDMGADTETARACLRAIREQVRRDRNHPSVILWAAMNELTLDREGAHYWDSYEEFAKTLYDAVVELDPTRPCIENEWVEPEPERVFRSPILTAHWYGRLHAEYLAKLERESARYRDVGMPLYVTEYGDWGLPQMPLLPDAPFWDTHDIYATGLAASLWPSTVARFVTETQRYQGLSDRLQTEVFRRHDHIGGYCLTELTDVPHELNGVLDLHRNPKPLAVAEVVRMNQTVLPMLELESLVHTAGTLLSAPLHVSNDGPALADVTVEVRFGDTAASLSPEELAGLDASELNEAKALARFDESSWGTRIPVLDAYRAAPHGEVVIAVPEVPGSHDLVLRLSAGGVPVAENRYPIHVVRPPDAAYAVRVVGERRTAEALSLVGATVGDDGPTFVAEYGLTPDLTADLAERLARGETVVVLAQRAEAGPHYPVPAEIVDVETVWGSTVFHFTTDEGSLPSLPRRAVLVAEDSTIQATAIVVRLGGEAWPDVPEVIAYKPAPNAVTGRIVGSHRVGAGRLVVCQYRLVGPALRGDAAALAVLSDLVRWAADPPPRLTRDRLVKDDGRTVTFYSWEPVA, from the coding sequence GTGAGCGCTCCGCTCGCCTTCGACGAGTACGGCGTCGCGTCGCTCGACGGTGTCTGGGCGTTCACGCCCGAGGGCGGCGAGCCCACCACCATCGAGGTCCCGGGGCTGTGGGAGGCGCAGGGGCACCTGGAGCTCGACGGCGCCGCCGAGTACTGCCGCCGCTTCGCGCTCGCCGACACGGCCGGCTACTGGACCCTGACGTTCGGCGCGGTGATGGACCTGGCCGAGGTCTGGCTCAACGGCACCCGCCTCGGCGAGCACGACAGCGCGTTCACGCCGTTCTCGTTCGACGTCTCGGGGCTGCTGCGCGACGACAACGAGCTGCGCGTGCGCGTCTACGACCCGTCGCTGGCGGAGCCGGAGCACATCCGGCTGCCGCACGGGAAGCAGGGCTGGGCGAACAACCACTTCCCCAGCCGGCCGAGCCTCTACATGACGTACGGCGGCATCTGGCAGTCGGTGACGCTGCGCCGGCACGGGCCGCTCGTCGTGGACGACGTGTTCGTCAACGCCGACCCGGACGACCTGCGGGTGCGCGTCGAGGTGACCAACCGCGGCGCCGAGCCGGTCGCCGCGCGGCTCGGCGTGCGCGCCGTCGCGCGGGTGCGGATCGAGGACGTGACGGTGGCGCCGGGCGCGACAGAGGTCGTGGAGGCCGCATTCGGCGCGACCGACGCGAAGCGCTGGTCGCCCGCCGCGCCGAACCTCTACACCGCGCTGGTCGACGTGCTGGTCGGCGGCGAGCAGAGCGACACGGCGCGGGTGCGGTTCGGGCTGCGGACGCTGCGGCTCGACGGCCCGACGCTGCTCATCGACGGCGAGCCGTACCGGATGAAGTCGGTGCTCGTGCAGGGGTTCACCGCGGACCGGCTCTACGCCGAGGGCACCCGCGAGGAGGTCGAGCGCGAGGTGCGCGCGGCGCGGGACATGGGGTTCAACACGCTGCGCCTGCACATCAAGGCGTTCGACCCGGTCTACCTCGACGTCTGCGACGAGCTCGGCATGCTGCTCGAGTGCGACCTGCCGGTCGCCGAGCCGATCGACCACGACGACATGGGTGCCGACACCGAGACGGCGCGCGCCTGCCTGCGCGCGATCCGCGAGCAGGTCCGCCGCGACCGCAACCACCCGTCGGTGATCCTCTGGGCCGCGATGAACGAGCTGACGCTCGACCGCGAGGGCGCCCACTACTGGGACAGCTACGAGGAGTTCGCGAAGACGCTCTACGACGCCGTGGTCGAGCTGGACCCGACCCGGCCGTGCATCGAGAACGAGTGGGTCGAGCCGGAGCCGGAACGCGTCTTCCGCTCGCCGATCCTCACCGCCCACTGGTACGGCCGGCTGCACGCCGAGTACCTCGCCAAGCTCGAACGCGAGTCCGCGCGCTACCGCGACGTCGGGATGCCGCTCTACGTCACCGAGTACGGCGACTGGGGCCTGCCGCAGATGCCGCTGCTGCCGGACGCGCCGTTCTGGGACACCCACGACATCTACGCGACCGGGCTCGCGGCGTCGTTGTGGCCGTCGACGGTGGCGCGGTTCGTGACCGAGACGCAGCGGTACCAGGGGCTGTCCGACCGGCTGCAGACCGAGGTGTTCCGCCGGCACGACCACATCGGCGGCTACTGCCTCACCGAGCTGACCGACGTGCCGCACGAGCTGAACGGCGTGCTCGACCTGCACCGCAACCCGAAGCCGCTCGCGGTGGCCGAGGTCGTGCGGATGAACCAGACCGTGCTGCCGATGCTGGAGCTGGAGTCGCTGGTACACACGGCCGGGACGCTGCTCTCCGCGCCGTTGCACGTGAGCAACGACGGCCCGGCGCTGGCCGACGTGACGGTCGAGGTGCGCTTCGGCGACACCGCCGCGTCGCTGTCGCCGGAGGAGCTGGCCGGGCTGGACGCGAGCGAGCTGAACGAGGCGAAGGCGCTGGCGCGCTTCGACGAGTCGTCGTGGGGCACGCGGATCCCGGTGCTCGACGCGTACCGCGCCGCGCCGCACGGCGAGGTCGTCATCGCGGTGCCCGAGGTGCCGGGCAGCCACGACCTGGTGCTGCGGCTGTCGGCCGGCGGCGTTCCGGTCGCCGAGAACCGCTACCCGATCCACGTCGTGCGGCCGCCGGACGCGGCGTACGCCGTGCGGGTCGTCGGCGAGCGGCGGACCGCGGAGGCGCTGTCGCTCGTCGGCGCGACGGTCGGCGACGACGGCCCGACGTTCGTCGCCGAGTACGGCCTGACGCCGGACCTCACCGCCGACCTCGCCGAGCGGCTGGCCCGCGGCGAGACGGTGGTGGTGCTGGCGCAGCGCGCCGAGGCCGGGCCGCACTACCCGGTGCCCGCCGAGATCGTCGACGTCGAGACGGTGTGGGGCTCGACGGTGTTCCACTTCACGACCGACGAGGGGTCGCTGCCGTCGCTGCCGCGCCGCGCCGTCCTCGTCGCCGAGGACTCCACGATCCAGGCCACGGCGATCGTCGTGCGGCTCGGCGGCGAGGCGTGGCCGGACGTGCCGGAGGTCATCGCGTACAAGCCCGCGCCGAACGCCGTCACCGGCCGCATCGTCGGCTCGCACCGGGTCGGCGCGGGGCGGCTGGTCGTCTGCCAGTACCGGCTGGTCGGGCCGGCGCTGCGCGGCGACGCGGCCGCGCTCGCCGTGCTGTCCGACCTGGTGCGCTGGGCCGCCGACCCGCCGCCGCGGCTGACCCGCGACCGGCTGGTGAAGGACGACGGCCGGACCGTGACGTTCTACTCGTGGGAGCCCGTCGCATGA